A genomic stretch from Erigeron canadensis isolate Cc75 chromosome 9, C_canadensis_v1, whole genome shotgun sequence includes:
- the LOC122581028 gene encoding protein QUIRKY has translation MAGSATDKKLVVEVVDARNLVPKDGHGTCSPYVIIDFYGQRRKTKVVARDLNPVWNEVLEFNVGKPSDVFGDMLEVDVNHDKASGPTTRNNFLGRVRLNSRQFVKKGEEALIYYPLEKKHLFSWVQGEIGLKIYFDDQVKTKDADPPPEKNEAPPTPEEVPAPAEVSETSDHDEEVSGGGVDTEESSSPKKQEGLEQDRLKTSRSMPDIKIGGDIPIGPQPIPRVSSISSFTTDASDRFLIERTSAFDLVEKMHYLFIRVVKARSLPTPGNPVTKIVVSGCQVMSKPARKTMYFEWDQTFAFRRDANDSGSILEVSVWDPLISSSTSDVAGHNFLGGICFDATEIPLRDPPDSPLAPQWYRLEGGGAHKGDLMLATWVGTQADESFPEAWKTDTAGNPSSRSKIYQSPKLWYLRATIIEAQDVPASSTFQIKAQFGFQVQKTKSIITRNGSSSWNEDLMFVAAEPFTDHQLLLFLVEQRGPKETTVVGVANVPLATIERRVDDRVVVSKWLTFEDPNEEKRVYRGRVQLKVFFDGGYHVMDESAHVCSDYRPTAKQLWKPPIGTIELGIVGCKNLLPMKSINGKGSTDAYAVAKYGNKWVRTRAISDNLDPKWNEQYTWRVYDPSTVLTIGVFDSWEAFGSDGQKESTRPDFRMGKVLIRISTLQIGKVYKNTYPLMLLNAAGLKKMGELEVAVRFVRMAPTIDLLNVYAQPLLPIMHHIKPIGVVQQEVLRTIAVKITAAHLARSEPPLRREVVTYMLDADSHAFSMRKVRANWLRIVNVLSGVIDLVKWFNDTRSWKNPTATVLVHVLLLMLVWFPDLIIPTIAFYMFAVGVWNYRFLRSRAPPPHFDLKLSLAETIDSNELDEEFDALPCTRPNDMVRMRYDKLRMLGARVQSILGDIATQGERVQALVTWRDPRATGIFVGICLVVAIILYVVPSKMVAMTFGFYYMRHPIFRDRMPSPALNFFRRLPSLSDRVL, from the coding sequence ATGGCAGGCAGTGCAACAGACAAGAAACTTGTAGTAGAAGTAGTAGATGCTCGAAATCTTGTTCCAAAAGACGGTCATGGGACGTGTAGTCCGTACGTGATAATCGATTTTTACGGACAAAGAAGGAAGACAAAGGTGGTGGCCAGGGACTTAAACCCTGTTTGGAACGAGGTTTTGGAGTTTAACGTTGGGAAACCAAGTGATGTTTTTGGTGATATGCTTGAGGTTGATGTAAATCATGATAAAGCAAGTGGGCCCACCACAAGAAATAATTTTCTTGGCAGAGTGAGGTTGAATTCAAGGCAGTTTGTTAAGAAAGGTGAAGAGGCTTTGATTTATTATCCTTTGGAAAAGAAACATTTGTTTAGTTGGGTCCAAGGTGAAATTGGgttgaaaatttattttgatGATCAGGTCAAAACAAAAGATGCTGACCCTCCTCCGGAAAAAAATGAAGCACCGCCGACGCCGGAGGAAGTCCCGGCACCGGCAGAAGTCTCGGAGACTTCGGATCATGATGAAGAGGTTTCTGGGGGTGGTGTTGATACAGAAGAATCAAGTAGCCCGAAGAAGCAAGAAGGATTAGAGCAAGATCGGCTGAAGACATCGAGATCTATGCCGGATATTAAGATTGGTGGAGATATTCCTATCGGGCCTCAACCGATCCCACGTGTTTCGTCGATTAGTAGCTTTACGACGGATGCCTCGGATCGGTTTCTGATCGAGCGGACGTCCGCGTTTGATCTTGTAGAGAAAATGCATTATCTATTTATTCGGGTAGTTAAAGCACGGTCTTTACCTACCCCTGGCAACCCAGTAACCAAGATAGTGGTGTCGGGTTGCCAGGTCATGTCAAAACCTGCCCGGAAAACGATGTATTTTGAGTGGGACCAAACATTCGCTTTTAGACGCGACGCGAATGATTCGGGCTCCATCCTTGAAGTATCCGTGTGGGACCCGTTGATCTCGAGCTCGACGTCAGATGTAGCAGGGCATAACTTTCTAGGCGGAATATGCTTTGACGCGACAGAGATCCCACTACGAGACCCACCTGATAGTCCTTTGGCCCCACAATGGTACAGACTAGAAGGGGGTGGGGCTCATAAAGGGGATCTCATGCTTGCTACATGGGTCGGAACACAAGCTGACGAGTCGTTTCCAGAAGCATGGAAAACCGACACGGCTGGTAACCCTAGCTCACGGTCCAAAATCTATCAGTCGCCAAAGTTATGGTACTTGCGGGCCACAATCATTGAGGCGCAAGATGTTCCTGCTTCATCAACATTCCAGATCAAAGCCCAATTTGGATTTCAAGTTCAGAAGACGAAATCTATCATCACTCGTAATGGCTCGTCTTCTTGGAATGAAGACTTGATGTTTGTAGCTGCCGAGCCGTTCACTGACCACCAATTGCTGTTGTTTTTAGTCGAACAGCGGGGCCCCAAGGAAACCACGGTTGTTGGGGTTGCTAACGTACCGTTAGCTACCATAGAGCGTCGTGTGGACGATAGAGTGGTGGTATCAAAATGGTTAACCTTTGAAGACCCGAACGAAGAAAAGAGAGTGTATCGTGGTCGGGTTCAACTCAAAGTATTTTTCGATGGGGGGTACCATGTGATGGATGAATCGGCTCATGTTTGTAGCGATTATCGACCCACTGCAAAACAACTATGGAAACCCCCAATTGGCACAATCGAGCTAGGGATCGTCGGGTGCAAGAATTTGCTGCCAATGAAGTCTATCAATGGAAAGGGATCAACAGATGCCTATGCTGTGGCAAAATATGGTAACAAATGGGTGCGGACACGAGCCATATCTGACAATCTAGATCCGAAATGGAACGAGCAGTACACATGGAGAGTTTACGATCCGTCCACTGTGTTGACGATTGGAGTGTTTGATAGTTGGGAAGCGTTTGGATCAGATGGCCAAAAGGAGTCGACAAGGCCAGATTTTCGGATGGGGAAAGTACTTATACGTATATCGACTTTACAGATAGGAAAGGTGTACAAGAATACGTACCCGCTAATGTTACTGAATGCCGCAGGCCTCAAGAAAATGGGCGAGCTAGAGGTGGCTGTTCGGTTTGTACGTATGGCACCAACCATTGATTTGCTGAATGTATATGCACAACCTTTGTTGCCAATTATGCACCATATCAAGCCGATAGGAGTGGTGCAGCAAGAGGTGCTTAGAACGATAGCGGTTAAGATCACAGCAGCTCATTTAGCCCGATCTGAACCACCTCTTCGGCGTGAAGTGGTTACTTATATGTTAGATGCAGACTCACATGCATTTAGCATGAGGAAAGTCCGGGCCAACTGGTTAAGGATCGTTAACGTGTTATCAGGGGTAATCGACTTGGTAAAATGGTTCAATGATACACGTTCATGGAAGAACCCAACAGCTACTGTTTTAGTTCATGTTTTACTTCTGATGCTTGTTTGGTTCCCTGACTTAATCATCCCCACAATTGCCTTTTACATGTTCGCGGTCGGTGTGTGGAACTACCGGTTTCTCCGGTCACGGGCCCCACCTCCACACTTTGACCTGAAGCTATCATTGGCCGAAACAATAGACAGTAACGAGCTAGATGAAGAGTTCGATGCACTGCCATGTACCAGACCAAACGATATGGTCAGGATGAGATACGACAAGCTACGTATGCTAGGAGCACGAGTACAAAGCATACTAGGTGACATAGCAACACAAGGGGAACGAGTTCAAGCTTTGGTGACGTGGCGAGACCCACGTGCCACGGGGATCTTTGTCGGGATATGTCTGGTGGTTGCTATCATATTATACGTCGTGCCATCGAAAATGGTGGCAATGACATTCGGGTTTTACTATATGCGACACCCGATCTTTAGAGATCGGATGCCGTCCCCAGCATTGAACTTCTTTAGAAGACTACCATCATTATCAGATCGTGTGCTTTAG
- the LOC122583038 gene encoding 22.0 kDa heat shock protein — translation MDSKVSSSLQKLLSYEDFEPLCKWKREDTQDTLVIHLPDFKKDQLRIQISNTGLLKITGENVDQEGKKKSRFQKELKLAKEYDSTKIHAKFSQGCLRVTLPKKVVTPPIVESPMPQDDVRKDVVDAINTTPEKLATLNATTGGVGDQVLKSKLFTQVMVNVGFALVAAFSVYTAYKYWTSYVKVDED, via the exons atGGATTCAAAAGTTAGCAGCAGCTTACAAAAATTACTTTCGTATGAAGATTTTGAACCTCTATGCAAATGGAAACGAGAGGACACTCAAGACACACTAGTGATCCATCTCCCAG ATTTCAAGAAGGATCAACTACGAATCCAAATAAGCAATACCGGGTTATTAAAGATCACTGGAGAGAACGTTGATCAAGAAGGTAAAAAAAAGAGTCGTTTCCAAAAAGAACTCAAGCTTGCAAAGGAATATGACTCAACAAAAATTCATGCCAAATTCTCTCAAGGCTGCCTTCGCGTTACTCTGCCTAAGAAAGTCGTAACACCTCCTATCGTAGAATCGCCCATGCCTCAAGATGATGTAAGAAAGGATGTCGTTGATGCCATTAATACAACACCCGAAAAACTTGCCACTTTGAATGCCACAACAGGAGGAGTAGGTGATCAAGTGTTGAAGTCGAAACTATTTACTCAAGTCATGGTGAACGTTGGGTTTGCATTGGTTGCGGCTTTTAGTGTTTATACTGCTTATAAATATTGGACTTCTTATGTCAAAGTTGATGAGGATTGA